ACCAACAAAAACAATGTTTTTATATTTAAGTTCTGCATGTGCTTTATTATCGTCAATAAAATAGGCCTCGTATAAATCTATATTCTTTTCCGTCATTTCCGATCTAATATGTGTAGATGCTAAATGTATTTCATAATCAATATCGTTTGTATCCCAAAAGTTATTTAAATCTCTTTGTGCCTCTCTAAGGCCATCATTAGAATCCGGTTTTGTTTTTGCCTCACCTACGAGCATATATATACACCCATCCTCATCTTTAAATGCATAGGTACTATCACGCCCAGGTATTGTACTGTGTATACTACCACGACTTTGTAGTCTCGAAGTTAATTTCAAAGCACCTTTAACTTTTGTTGCAAATAGATATAAAAGGAACTCCCCAAACTCACCTGAATCAAATGCCCTTTCAGCCTGAGTTTTTTGTAAAAACTCTCTTGCTCTTTCAATAGTTGTTTTTGTTGTTTGCCCATCCTTTAATCTTTTTTCGTGCGCAGATAGAGTTTGTCTGTTAAATACGTATTCCGGTAAATAGTTATTAATATGGTTGATAAAATCATTTAAACATGTTTCAGATTCAAGTTGCTGTATGTGAAAACAGAACAGTTCACAGTTTTGTGGTAAAGTAACCCCGTTTCCGGTAGGTACTTTTAGTGATGCTGGTAGTGGCATATTATTTTCAATGTTGGGGGTTTGATTTA
The sequence above is drawn from the candidate division TA06 bacterium genome and encodes:
- a CDS encoding DUF1837 domain-containing protein, whose amino-acid sequence is MPLPASLKVPTGNGVTLPQNCELFCFHIQQLESETCLNDFINHINNYLPEYVFNRQTLSAHEKRLKDGQTTKTTIERAREFLQKTQAERAFDSGEFGEFLLYLFATKVKGALKLTSRLQSRGSIHSTIPGRDSTYAFKDEDGCIYMLVGEAKTKPDSNDGLREAQRDLNNFWDTNDIDYEIHLASTHIRSEMTEKNIDLYEAYFIDDNKAHAELKYKNIVFVGYSHKAISALKDKSINSKMLYQTISKDLQRCFENQRQLINKSPYPTIYCFVPFESIDDARDLFAQSNNLVIKT